In Crassostrea angulata isolate pt1a10 chromosome 6, ASM2561291v2, whole genome shotgun sequence, a genomic segment contains:
- the LOC128186557 gene encoding uncharacterized protein C5orf49-like, which produces MMGEGEGKQMSLYGKYYLSPEEMAGLWKNVLRRTERIRRNHLATNGDGSKLWPGIKQWSSNELEAMKDSFYGKRTRTTVADNFSTYNRLFHQRNGYDSKIHRDDRNHILKIGRAVHDEEKRRLWPVLSSFSYGHRVDKLLEPFCRTHVRIEHVAQGFSYTRGTGLPPIEKSRSNM; this is translated from the exons ATGATGGGGGAAGGAGAAGGCAAACAGATGTCCCTTTATGGGAAATACTATCTATCGCCGGAAGAAATGGCGGGTTTGTGGAAGAATGTTCTTCGC agaaCGGAGAGAATTCGCCGTAATCACTTGGCCACCAACGGAGATGGTTCGAAACTTTGGCCTGGCATAAAACAGTGGTCTAGCAACGAACTGGAGGCCATGAAAGATAGTTTCTACGGCAAGCGAACCAGAACTACTGTA GCCGATAATTTCTCCACCTACAACCGCCTGTTTCATCAGCGGAATGGATACGATAGTAAGATACATCGCGATGATCGCAACCACATCCTGAAGATCGGCCGAGCGGTCCACGACGAG GAGAAGAGGCGGCTGTGGCCGGTGTTGAGTTCCTTCTCTTACGGACACCGGGTGGATAAGCTGTTGGAGCCTTTCTGTCGCACCCACGTCCGGATCGAGCACGTAGCTCAGGGCTTCTCGTATACCCGGGGCACCGGCCTCCCTCCCATCGAAAAATCACGAAGCAATATGTAg